A window of the Salvelinus alpinus chromosome 3, SLU_Salpinus.1, whole genome shotgun sequence genome harbors these coding sequences:
- the LOC139569712 gene encoding CD63 antigen-like → MSLTTYTEIATFTGRALSRTSMLLIAEGIIVVGITVSVISFLGCFGARTDSRSLRASILVMILTMEIVAGISLYVLRSKVDEIIKKKARSVISEYSVKNRPVIDDVQDEFHCCGAENYTNWFRSKGWGNRSSVPDSCCLVEYDFCGHVISKTTV, encoded by the exons ATGTCGCTCACGACATACACAGAGATAGCGACTTTCACGGGTAGGGCTCTGTCCCGCACCTCCATGTTGCTTATTGCAGAGGGCATCATCGTAGTGGGCATCACCGTCTCGGTCATCTCCTTCCTTGGGTGCTTCGGGGCGCGGACCGACAGTCGCTCCCTTCGGGCCTCA ATCCTTGTCATGATCCTGACCATGGAGATTGTAGCAGGGATTTCCCTGTATGTCCTTCGAAGTAAG GTGGATGAGATAATCAAAAAGAAAGCACGCTCCGTGATCTCAGAGTACAGCGTGAAGAACAGACCTGTCATAGATGATGTTCAGGATGAG TTCCACTGCTGTGGTGCAGAGAACTACACCAACTGGTTCCGCAGTAAGGGCTGGGGCAACAGAAGCTCAGTACCAGACTCATGCTGCCTGGTGGAGTATGATTTCTGTGGCCACGTCATCAGTAAAACCACTGTATAA
- the pus3 gene encoding tRNA pseudouridine(38/39) synthase has protein sequence MITLLIKATRQSKDKLFCRLQSNMSEELLQRVRDLEGEVGRLKAQLREKVKEGTGDEMAVSTNSDGKKDTSKPDAGGRKKGKRVSRDRPFDFSAHPRRHVALRLAYLGWAYQGFAVQENTDNTVEARLFEALLKTRLIQDRQSSNYHRCGRTDKGVSAFSQVMSIDLRSTQFCEGLGVTLPSNVDAGVKNKVDVAELPYVKMLNRVLPQDIRILDWSPAPQGFSARFDCQSRTYRYYFPRGALDVTLMAEAAKRYEGTHDFRNLCKMDVGNGVLQFQRTILSATVQPVHQTPPTAPTTTDPYDLFIFEIKGLAFLYHQVRCIMAVLLLIGQKLEPPEIVDQLLDVKKNPRKPQYSMAVDFPLVLFDCHFEGLSWRREAEELEHALATLQQHWTQTAVKTQVIHGMIQGLDSTGGTSSPHCWLMEGTKQRTYRPLLERPRCESLESRIEHFVKRGRLEREEGENGGETVHKGKRSKHLHNTSISSVLPDVSPSF, from the exons ATGATAACCTTACTCATCAAAGCTACACGTCAAAGTAAAG ATAAGTTATTTTGCCGTTTGCAAAGCAACATGTCTGAGGAATTACtacagagagtgagagacctggaaggagaggtggggagactgAAAGCACAGCTGAGAGAGAAGGTCAAGGAAGGAACTGGGGATGAGATGGCGGTGTCAACCAACTCTGATGGAAAGAAGGATACCAGCAAGCCTGATGCTGGTGGCAGGAAAAAGGGCAAAAGAGTGAGTCGGGACCGACCGTTTGATTTCTCTGCCCATCCTCGGCGCCATGTTGCGCTACGCTTAGCCTACCTGGGCTGGGCCTATCAGGGCTTTGCTGTCCAGGAGAACACAGACAACACTGTGGAAGCCCGGCTCTTCGAGGCTCTTCTGAAGACTCGACTGATCCAGGATCGCCAGAGTTCTAACTATCACCGTTGTGGCCGCACTGACAAAGGAGTCAGTGCCTTTTCCCAG GTCATGTCCATAGACTTGCGCTCCACTCAGTTTTGTGAAGGCCTAGGAGTGACTCTCCCGTCCAATGTCGACGCTGGTGTCAAGAACAAAGTGGACGTGGCGGAGCTACCTTATGTGAAGATGCTGAACAGAGTCCTGCCCCAGGACATCAGGATTCTCGACTGGTCACCTGCTCCGCAGGGCTTCAGTGCGCGCTTCGACTGTCAGTCTAGAACCTACCGGTACTACTTCCCACGCGGGGCTCTGGATGTGACGTTGATGGCAGAGGCTGCCAAACG CTACGAGGGCACTCACGACTTCCGCAACCTCTGCAAGATGGACGTGGGCAACGGTGTGCTGCAGTTCCAGAGGACCATCCTGTCTGCCACGGTCCAGCCTGTCCATCAAACTCCCCCTACTGCGCCCACTACCACAGACCCATACGACCTCTTCATATTTGAGATCAAAGGACTGGCCTTCCTCTATCACCAG GTGCGGTGCATAATGGCAGTGCTGCTGCTGATTGGCCAGAAGCTGGAGCCCCCAGAGATAGTGGATCAACTCTTGGATGTGAAGAAGAATCCCAGGAAACCCCAATacag CATGGCGGTGGACTTTCCCCTGGTGCTGTTCGACTGCCATTTTGAGGGGTTGAGCTGGCGCAGGGAGGCTGAGGAGTTGGAACACGCCCTTGCCACGCTGCAGCAACACTGGACCCAGACAGCAGTCAAGACCCAGGTCATCCACGGCATGATCCAAGGCCTAGACAGCACAG GTGGGACCTCCTCTCCCCATTGCTGGCTGATGGAAGGTACCAAACAGCGGACCTATCGGCCCTTGCTTGAGCGTCCACGCTGCGAGAGCCTGGAGTCCAGGATAGAACACTTTGTTAAAAGAGGCAGGCTTGAACGAGAAGAAGGGGAAAATGGTGGCGAAACGGTACACAAGGGCAAAAGGTCAAAGCACTTGCACAATACCTCCATTTCGTCTGTCCTCCCCGATGTGTCGCCGTCCTTCTGA